CTTGAAgaaattcgtttcgttttgcgcATTCTATCACATGGGCACGTGTGTCCATCACGCTCACGCGCATCCAATTTAGCTTGCGATCAGGTCGAGTGCCGAGTGATTAAAGTAGTCTCGATGAAGTGCATAATCGTTCCCCTTCTCCCTGCCTTCTTACAGGAGCCGAGCGTTACGACCGGGAACTACGCGAAAGTACAGGAGACGGGCGATATTGAAGAATGGCGACTGCAACATTGTCCTCTCGAAGGTATCCCGGCAGCGGTTGCGCTTTCTGCAAGGTGAGTTTGTGTTGGAAAGGTTCTGTTCAGCCAGCAGAGAACTCAAACGACATTTCTTTTAGACATCTTCACCACACTGGTGGACGCTCAGTGGCGTTGGACGTTGCTCGTATTTGCATTCAGCTTCATCGGATCGTGGTTGTTTTTCGGTGCAATCTGGTGGTTGATTGCGTTCACGCACGGTGATCTGGAGGAGATGCATCTACCGAAGAACCAAGGTAAGGGATGAGAttcgccaaaaaaaacatagttgCACCGCTCTAGAGTATTTTACGTTTGCAGAGGAATCTGGCTGGAAGCCTTGTGTGTTCAACATCGAATCGTATACGTCCGCGTTCCTGTTTTCGATCGAAACACAAACCACCATCGGGTACGGTTACCGGACGACTACGGAGGAATGTCCCGAGGCGATCTTCATCATGTGCTTCCAGTCGATCTACGGCGTTATGATGCAAGCGTTcatggttggttttgtgttcgCGAAGATGACGCGCCCGAAGCATCGAACGCAGACGCTACTGTTCTCGAAACATGCCGTCATCTGTCAGCGTGACGGTGAACTGTGCCTGATGTTCCGGGTCGGCGATATGCGCAAGAGCCACATCATCGGGGCGAACATAAGGGCACAGCTCATACGCACAAAGTTGTCCCGCGAGGGCGAAGTGATGGCACAGTATCAGCACGAGCTGGAGGTTGGGGCGGATCATTGCGGGTCGGATCTGTTCTTCATCTGGCCGCAAATAGTGACGCACCGGATCAATACGGAATCTCCATTTTTCAACATGTCCGCGTCGGATCTGCTGCAGGATCGGTTCGAGATCGTCGTCATCTTGGAGGGTACGGTAGAGTCGACGGGCCAATCGACCCAGGCCCGTTCGAGCTACGTCAACACGGAGATCCTGTGGGGCCACCGGTTTGAAACGATCGTGTTTTACAACAAGGAAAATCAGGTGTACGAAATCAATTACAGCAAGTTCAACGAGACGCACTCCGTCGATACACCGCTCTGCTCGGCGCGCGAGCTGGCCGAGTTCTACAAGTACCAGGACGATTATCGCAACCAAGGTAGGACGGTGCGGACCGATACGGTTGCTGGTTGATGGTAGAAACACTGATGTGGTGGTGTCTGTTGTACCTTTATTTGTAGCCGAAGATCATCATCTTCAAACGCCAGCGTAGTGTTTGTTATCGTTATTGTCACCGTATGTTGTGCCGTACTGTACGGTTTGTTAGTTTGCGCTTCCTGCGTAGTTGTACGATTTGGCATCATTACATGCTTTGTGCTTTTCTTGTGCGATCGAATCTCATCACTGTAAGAATCTCATCCACCTCACCATCTCATTCAAACCGCTCGTACTAGTACCGTTAATGTAAGTTGTCCTGTGGCTGCCCGAGAAGGTTGTGTCCAGTTCCAGAATGGCTTGCTAATGGGTGATCGTTTTCTTCCACTACCCACAGACACACTCGATACCGGCTCTTCGAAATCGATGTTCGAAAGACGTTGGCACCAGCATTACACCAACACAGTCCGTACACTTAGCTCGATCTGCCTGGAAGACGAACGAGCGTCACTGAGCGTCCAGCCACGTTACCTGACAATCCAGGGTGTTCCGAGACGGCCCCGATCCTACCAGCAGCTGGAGAGCAATCTGCGCAATCTCTTCAATCCACCTTCGGTCACCA
This region of Anopheles marshallii chromosome 2, idAnoMarsDA_429_01, whole genome shotgun sequence genomic DNA includes:
- the LOC128719837 gene encoding G protein-activated inward rectifier potassium channel 3-like, with the protein product MSFGQRKNFTVPVDAESPEARDDAKLLPLGPFDKIPPIIIDGQDPPKTPITPTTPIIFCPQSPSVGSKRSRALRPGTTRKYRRRAILKNGDCNIVLSKVSRQRLRFLQDIFTTLVDAQWRWTLLVFAFSFIGSWLFFGAIWWLIAFTHGDLEEMHLPKNQEESGWKPCVFNIESYTSAFLFSIETQTTIGYGYRTTTEECPEAIFIMCFQSIYGVMMQAFMVGFVFAKMTRPKHRTQTLLFSKHAVICQRDGELCLMFRVGDMRKSHIIGANIRAQLIRTKLSREGEVMAQYQHELEVGADHCGSDLFFIWPQIVTHRINTESPFFNMSASDLLQDRFEIVVILEGTVESTGQSTQARSSYVNTEILWGHRFETIVFYNKENQVYEINYSKFNETHSVDTPLCSARELAEFYKYQDDYRNQDTLDTGSSKSMFERRWHQHYTNTVRTLSSICLEDERASLSVQPRYLTIQGVPRRPRSYQQLESNLRNLFNPPSVTISPSSTTSIRMESP